CAGGCTGACACGCGCCAAGGATCTGATCATTCAAAAAAGGATGACGGCCTGTCTGGCCGCAACGGAAGTGGGCTATGAAAGCCCCTCTCAGTTTAGCCGTGAATTCAAGCGCTATTTTGGTCAAAGTCCGGCAGATCTAAAGCGTGGAATCCATACCGCATGATTCTACGCCGATGCACATGGCAGTGCTGAATACGCGGGCAACCCCAGCCCGACAGCCGTCGCCCGGGTATTTATCGCATCCACATACGCCAGCGAACCACGGGGCGGGCACATGCTGCTGGCCCCTGCACAAGCCTGCTGGCAGCCTACATGCGCGCTTCCCTGTAAAACTCATCCTGCCTGAGAATAAAGATTTCGTCGCTGTTCTTGTCAAAAGAGAACAGCCCGCGTGACTGCGCCTGCCGCATGACCTTATAGAGGGTTATGCGGTGCATGCCCAGCAGATCAGCCATATCACGGTAAGAAATATCGCGCTTGGCACAGAGCGGGTTTGAGCCCGGCACAATGCGCGATGCCAAAAATTTGCAGATGCGTGTGAGCTGCGACTCTATGCTCAGGGAAACAGAGTTCCGCGACAGCAATGTAACCTTAACACTGTAACTTTTGCATAGGTTATAAAACAGCTCTGGTTTTTCCATTCCCAGGCGATAGACGTCATCTCTTGTAAACGTGCAGATATAGCAGTCTTCAGCACATTCATGAAAAAATCGCACTTCATTCTGCCCGAAAGCCATGTGCTTTTCGTCTTCCATGAACATCGGCGTTTCATTAAAGCATGAGCCATCGCCAAGGTACCAGAGCGTTTTTTCACTTCCATCAGGGGCCAGAGCCATAAGGCGAACCCTGCCACTGACCAGAAAATACATTTCTGGCTGACTGTCATAAAATTTGTAGCCTTTACGAAACAGGCGCGGCTTTGTGAGCGCCACGCTTCGCCAACACTCATTCTGTCTGAGCAGTTCAGTAAATGACACGTCAGCCCCCCAGAAATGGTGAGTTCACCGCTGATGTTCGGATTCAGGTCGGTACCCGGCCAGCATTCCATAATGTGTTTTCAGAATTACCGTACCCTTTTTGTGAATTATGTTGCAAGGACAACGTTTTGACCATTTAGCTTGTGGCAGCATTTCTGCGGAAACGGTCAAACGGCCAAGGCCATCGGCCAACCACCTTGAGACTTTCACTAAGGCATTGCGTGTTGTTGCACGGCTTGCCGGAAAGCCATCAACGGTTCAATGTAAGCACATTCAGCCAACCCAAGGAGGTTGTCATGGGACACCCGACTATCTATCCCACAGGCGTTACGGTATATAATCCGGAAAAAGCCTGGAGCGGATTCACCATCATTCAGGCACCGGACAACGGTGCATTGCTTCTTGGCATGAACGGCCACGAAATCCGCATGTGGAAAGACGTACACGGTTTTCCCAACAAGATGTTCCCCGGCGGTATGCTTATGGGCAGCACCGGCACCCGGCACCCCAAGCATGGCCTGCAGGACCAGCTTGACCTTGTGCAGATCGACTGGGACGGAAAGATTGTGTGGAAGTTCGACCGCGCCGAATTTGTCGAAGACCCCGGCCAGAAGAGCCAGTGGATGGCACGCCAGCACCACGATTTTCAGCGAGAAGGCAGTTCTACGGGCTATTACGCACCCGGTCAGGAACCCAAGATTGACTCCGGCAACACCCTTGTGCTCTGCCACAAAAACACTGTTCAGCCCTATATCAGCGACAAAACGCTGGTTGACGACGTTATCTACGAAGTAACGTGGGACGGCGACATTGTATGGGAATGGAACTGCTCTGACCACGTGGAAGAAATGGGCTTCACCGAAGCTGCGCTCAATGCCATGTGCCGCGACCCCAACTATCGTGGCGGCACGCTCATGGAAGACGCCCCCGGCGTGGGCGACTGGATGCACGTCAACTCCATGTCCACCCTTGGACCCAACAAATGGTTTGAGGCTGGCGATTCCCGCTTCCACCCCGACAACATCATCATTGACGGGCGCGAAACCAACATCATTCTGATTCTGGACAAAAAAACCGGCAAGATTGTTTGGCAGCTCGGCCCCGATTATGACCGCAGCCCCGAAGACAAGGCCATCGGCTGGATCATCGGCCAGCACCACGCGCATATGATTCCCCGTGGTTTGCCCGGTGAAGGCAATATTCTTGTGTATGACAATGGCGGCTGGGGTGGCTATGGCAACCCCAACCCCGGCGCGCCCAAGGGCGTCAAGGCCGCACAGCGCGACTACTCGCGCGTGCTGGAAATAGACCCCGTGGCCCGCAAGATTGTGTGGCAGTATACACCGCACGAAGCAGGCTTCCTTGTGCCTCTGGACGCCAGCCGTTTTTACAGCCCCTTCATCAGCTCTGCCCAGCGTTTGCCCAACGGCAACACGCTGATCTGCGAAGGTTCTGACGGCCGCGTGTTTGAAGTCACCGCCGAGCACGAAATCGTGTGGGAATACATCTGCCCTTACAAGGGGCATATCAGCCTGCCCATGAACTGGGTGTACCGCGCTTACCGCCTGCCCTACTCCTGGGTGCCCCAGGCGGACGTGCCGGAAGAAAAGGCCATTGAACCCCTGGAAGTCAAAACCTTCCGCGTGCCCGGCGCGGCGCCCTTTGGCCCCATGTCTGAAGTAAAGGTTGAAGGAACCATCGGCTACTACAGCGGCGCAGGCCACTGCGTGGCCGCTACCGAGTAACAGCCTGTTCGCCATACCTTCCTTCGGGGGCTCCGTCTTTGAACGGGGCCCCTGTTTTTATGCAGGCGGTTCCCCGCTGCAAGCAGCAACCCCTGAATGCCCAAGAATGACCCCAATGCGACGCAACGCCACCACATGCGGTATTCGCAAGGGGAATCGGCACAGGAACACGCTTGCTGTTCTGGCAATGCCCCGCATGGCCAGAACGAGGTCAGGATGCAGGGATGTGATACGCCCCTGATTCTGGTGCATAGGTTCTGGCGCATAAAAAAGGCGGGGGAGCGCACTCCCCCGCCAGTTAAGCCCCAAGGGCCTGCAAGAATCAGAACATATAACGGAAGGTTAGGGAAACCCGCCAGTTATCACGATACTGCGAATCCTCTACCCCGCGCCACGTGCTGCCGTCGAGATGCAGGTTCACATATGCGGCTTCGACATTCATCAGCAGGTTGTCGTAAATCTTGTAGGTGTTTGAAACGCTGCCTTCCCAGGCATGGTCGGTGGTGGTGAGATAGGCCATGGGGCCGTCGGCCCGGCTGGGATAGCTTGTCATATTGGCCTTGCGGGGCATTTCAGCACTGTTGGTGCCATGAAAATACGCAAGCTTGAAGGTGTGGGTAAGGTCGTTGATAAAGCTTACGTCCTTGATGGAGCCCACGATACCAGCCATGCCGCCGGGGTTGTGCCCCAGCACCTTCCAGGTATTGAGATCAAAAAATCCGCCGCCAAAGCCCAGGGGCGTGACCGGCCAGGGTGTGTTGAACACGGGCAGGCGTTCCGAACCGTTATAGGGGTTGCTGTCGTCGCCGCTGCCATACCAGGCGGTAACGCCGGGCGTACCCCAGTTGCATTTGTAGTCAACCCGCAAGGCCGCATACCAACCCTGGCGCACCAGATCAAAGGTCCTGGCCTGACCGCTGGAACTGAATTGGGTGTAATTCTTGATTTCGCCCATATCCACGCGGCCATAAGTGAACTCGGCAGCGATATCAAAGGGCTCAATGGCCGTGAAGTCAGAGGTCAAACCGCCCCAGAAGCCGTTACCCCAGGTGTTGTTTGCGTTGCGATAGTTTTTTTCAAACGTGCTGAAGTAGTTGCCCCCGCTGCCGAGCACAGGCATAAGCCCGCCGCGCGGGGCGTAAATGGCAGGTTCGCGCTGATCGGTATTGGTATTGATGCCACGCAGGCTGTTTTCGCCGATAAGGCCGTACATGCCCCAGGGGGTTATTTTCATGCCATTGCCGGTTATGGGCAATGTCAGCGCGAACAGATCGAGGTTGTCGAGGTAATTTTTCTGCGTCTGACCGTTTTGCGTGATTTCAGAATTGTCGTTGAAGGGCCGCGCCCAAAAGCTTGTGAGTCCGATCTTGTAATTACCGCTGGTCACCAAGGGAGTGCTGACGGTAATGCCGGTGGAATAATGGCCGTAAACCGCACTCCAGTCGGTGACATAGCCGGGCAGCAGCTGCGGCTGCATGCCCATGCGCACCTTCACGTCCGTTTGGGGAACTAGCCAGTCAATATAGGCGTGGCGTACACCAAGGTTTTTTGTGCTGTCTGCCCCAAGGGCCGCGCCGTCGCCAGCCCGCCCCCAGTTCATTGTTCCTGTACCCACGGTAAACATCAGGCTGCCAGACACGTTTTCGCTGGCAACGGCGTCGATCTGCGTACGCAAACGTTCAATGGCGCCAAAGGTATCGTTGCCCTTAACGCCCCGGGGCAGCACGTTGGACATTTCAAAGCTTACGTCAAATGCCCCCTTGATCTTGAAGTCAACCGCGTTTGCCGCCTGCGGCGATAACAGCAGGCCCCCGGCAAGCAACATTCCCAATACGTTGTCGCGAACAGCTTTCATCACTCCTCCTGTGCAAGTTGGTGCAACCAAACAGAAACCTCTTCCGCTAATGCTCTGTATTGGCGCTTTCCCAAGCCCCGCACCGTTGCCGCAACAACGTTTTTTGAAAAAAGTTTATTTTTTCACAAAGACAGCACAAAACGCCTCAACACGCATATAATATGCCAATTTAAAACATATTTTTTTGAATGTGAAAAAAATATTCAGAAAACGTTGCCGAAACAACGTCGCTAAAACTCCTGCTGCCCTAGGTTTTTGAACCAGGATAGGCAGTGGATGATTTTTTTCACAAAAAATGCAAAATGGCAGACAATGAAAAGGAGAGGCGCAATGCAGGATTCGCCGCGCATCAGCAATAACTACTTTGACGGCCTTGCAGTAACAGCACGCCATAAGGCTGTGTTCTTTATCATAATGGTCGCCTACTTTTGCGAGCAGATGGATAACTGGAACTTTGGCTTTATCGCCCCGGCACTGATGCACAACTGGGGTCTGACCATGAAGGACATTGGCACTGTAACCTTCTGGTATTTTGCATCCATGACCCTGGGCGGATTTGTCGGCGGATTTATTTCGGATATCATCGGGCGTCGCAAAACCTTTCTCATTGCCATTACTCTGTTTTCCACAGCCTCCATCATCAACGGCCTCACCAACAGCTTTCCCGTATTTGTGGCGTCTCGAGCCCTGACCGGCTTTGGCGTGTTCTGCCTCATGGTGTGTTCACAGGCGTATATTGCAGAAATGGCCCCGGCCGAAAGCCGCGGCAAATGGCAAAACATGATAGCTGGTGTTGGTTTTTGCGCCGTGCCGGTCATAGGCATGCTGTGCCGCCTGATTATTCCCCTGCACGAAGAAGCCTGGCGCTACATTTTCTATATGGGCGGCGTGGGCTACATCGCCCTTGCCATCGCCTGGCGCTATCTTGATGAATCACCTCGCTGGCTGGTGGCCCGGGGCCGCATTGCAGAAGCCGAAGCCGTCATGAAAGACCTTACCGGCAGGGATGTTGACCTTGCAGAAGCTGCCAGCAAATGCCTGACCACCAAGCCCCCGCTCAAGGATGTGCTGCTTGGCATGTGCAGCTCCAAATATCTCAAGCGCACTATCGTCATCTTTTTGCTGGTGGTTTGCACCAACCCCGCCACCTTTGTGGTCACCAACTGGACAGCCACCCTGCTCAAGGCGCACGGCTTCCCGCTTGAAGACACCCTTATGGCGACCACGCTCATTTCCATTGGTGTGCCGCTCGGCCTGTTTGCCTCCAGCGCCTTTACTGATATGGGCGGTCGCAAAATTCCCATCGTCATCATGCTGCTTGTCATGGCGGTGCTGGCGCCCATCTTTGGCAATGTAAGCCAGTACTGGGTTCTGGTGCTTATCGGCGCCGTGCTTACGGCCTTTGTCATGGGCGTTGGTTTCACCATCTTTTCCTACACGGCAGAATCCTACCCCACTCACCTGCGCAATACCGCCACTGGCTTCCATTCCTCTGTGGGGCGTCTGGCCGTTGCCTTCTCACAACCTCTCATTCCTGTTGTCTATGCAGCATACAGCTTTGACGGAGTGTTTTACATTTTCAGCCTGCTGTGCGTCATCCCTGCCATTATTGTGGCCGTTTGGGGCGCGCGCACGGGTGGCAAGTCGCTTGAAGACATTGCCTAACCACTCTTCATGACAGGAATTTTTAACATCCGCATTTGAGCGTTTCGTCACAGGAGGACTCACATGGGCATAACCCTTTATACGGCGCCAGACTGCATACGCTGCAAGATCGTCAAAGCCTTTCTTGCCGAGCGCGGGTTGGCATACGACACCATAGATTTCAAGGCTGACGCGCAGGAATTCAACACGTTTTACCGCGCGAACCGCAAGGCCATTTACCGCAATCCCGAAGGGGTGGAATTTCCCCTGTTTTCTGATGGCGAGGTTATCAAGCAGGGATCCGGCGAAGTCATTGCCTACCTGCTTTCCGGCCACACGCTTGAGCGCTGCGTAACCCGCAGCGACATGCTCCATGGCAAGATCGCTGGCCTTTACCCTTCGCAATGCCCCGCAGGGCAGGAAGACAACTTTGAGATACTGGTAAACCGTCTGGCCGCTGGCGGGTTGCAGGTATGGCTGCAAACTGATGGCCGCAAGCCGGACCTGCTGGAAAAACTGCTGAAGATCAAGGACGTGCACGTGATCTGCAACATGGTGGGCGGCCACGAGACGTGCACAAAAATTTTTGGCGGAGCGCCAAGCAGGGAAGAACTGGCAAAAACCATATCCCTTGTTCAGGCTACGCCCGACGGCGTGGTGCGCTTTCTGGCCATGCCGCTTCCCTCTGGCGACGGCTGGCAGTGGCCACAAAGGGAAGATGCCGCAGCGGCAGCCAGGCTGGTGGCAGAGGCTTGCGGCCAGCCCACCCTGCCCTACAGCATCACAGCCGTTGCGGCAGATTCGGTTTGGGACATGCGCGGGCTTGAGTCGTTGCCGGAGCAAAACCTTCTTGTCTACCGGTCGGCATCGCGTCAGCACATGTTCAAAGCCGACATCGTTAAATAGGAGGCCGCACATGCAGTCCTTTGATACAATCATTCTCGGTGGCGGCCCCGGCGGAACAACAGCTGCGCGCATTCTGGCGCGGGCGGGCAAGAGCGTTGCCCTTGTGGAAAAAAACCATCTTGGCGGCACCTGCCTTAACTGCGGCTGCATACCCACCAAGATGCTGCTGGGCGCGGTTGCCCCGCTGGCACTTCTGCACGCCCAGCAAAGAATCCGCGTGGCCAAGGGTGAAATTGCCGTTGACTTTGCAGCCCTGCAAACGCGTGTGAGCCGCTTTACAAAGGGCACAAGCCAGACTCTTGGCAAAAGCCTTGCCAGCCTGGGCGTGATGCTTTTTTCCGGTCGGGGAGAAGCCATCGCGCCGGGCACAATCCGGGTTCATGCAGCAGACGGCCATACAGATATCAAGGCACAACACGTTATTCTTGCCTGCGGGTCTTCATCGGCTTCCTTTCCCGGTCTGACGCCCGATCATGACTGCGTGCTGGACAGCACCGACCTGCTGGGCATCGCATCTGTGCCCGAAAGCCTGGTTATCATCGGCGCAGGGGCTATCGGCCTTGAACTTGGTGACTTTTTCTCGGCAATGGGCAGCAAGGTCACCATTGTGGAAGCCGCGCCCCACATCGCCCCGCTTGAAGATGCAGATGTGGCGGCCGAATTGCGCCGCGCTCTGCAGAAAAACGGCATCACCTGTCACGAAGGTGCGCGCGCCAAGGATTTGCGCACGGTCAACGGACAGGCCCAGCTTACCCTTGATGACGGCACAGTCATTACCGCCGCCAAGGCACTGGTGGCTGTGGGCCGCACGCCCAACACCGGCGGACTGCAGGCCGAGCAGCTTGGCTGCAAGCTCAACAAACGCGGCTATGTTGAAACGGATACCTTTCTTGAAGCCGCGCCCAATATCTACGCCGTGGGCGATGTCAACGGGCGTGTACTGCTGGCGCATGCTGCGGAGCATCAGGGGGCGTATGTGGCCGAACGCATTCTTGGCCAGCGCCCTGAGGAATACCAGTCCGGGCCGGTGCCTTCATGCGTATACGGCGGCATGGAAGTCATGCGCGTGGGGCAGACGGCAGATACCCTGTTGCGTGAGGGTAAAAACGTGAAAGTCTCGCAGGCGGCCTTGTCCCTCAATCCAATTGCCCAAGCAAGCGGCGGAACA
The Desulfovibrio sp. DNA segment above includes these coding regions:
- a CDS encoding FAD-dependent oxidoreductase, whose translation is MQSFDTIILGGGPGGTTAARILARAGKSVALVEKNHLGGTCLNCGCIPTKMLLGAVAPLALLHAQQRIRVAKGEIAVDFAALQTRVSRFTKGTSQTLGKSLASLGVMLFSGRGEAIAPGTIRVHAADGHTDIKAQHVILACGSSSASFPGLTPDHDCVLDSTDLLGIASVPESLVIIGAGAIGLELGDFFSAMGSKVTIVEAAPHIAPLEDADVAAELRRALQKNGITCHEGARAKDLRTVNGQAQLTLDDGTVITAAKALVAVGRTPNTGGLQAEQLGCKLNKRGYVETDTFLEAAPNIYAVGDVNGRVLLAHAAEHQGAYVAERILGQRPEEYQSGPVPSCVYGGMEVMRVGQTADTLLREGKNVKVSQAALSLNPIAQASGGTAGFVKTVWSDGRIAGIAAVGAGVSHLVMVALLLIKEGYTEQNLHEIMFAHPTLDEIVSMSILAPRARVEQN
- a CDS encoding aryl-sulfate sulfotransferase, whose product is MGHPTIYPTGVTVYNPEKAWSGFTIIQAPDNGALLLGMNGHEIRMWKDVHGFPNKMFPGGMLMGSTGTRHPKHGLQDQLDLVQIDWDGKIVWKFDRAEFVEDPGQKSQWMARQHHDFQREGSSTGYYAPGQEPKIDSGNTLVLCHKNTVQPYISDKTLVDDVIYEVTWDGDIVWEWNCSDHVEEMGFTEAALNAMCRDPNYRGGTLMEDAPGVGDWMHVNSMSTLGPNKWFEAGDSRFHPDNIIIDGRETNIILILDKKTGKIVWQLGPDYDRSPEDKAIGWIIGQHHAHMIPRGLPGEGNILVYDNGGWGGYGNPNPGAPKGVKAAQRDYSRVLEIDPVARKIVWQYTPHEAGFLVPLDASRFYSPFISSAQRLPNGNTLICEGSDGRVFEVTAEHEIVWEYICPYKGHISLPMNWVYRAYRLPYSWVPQADVPEEKAIEPLEVKTFRVPGAAPFGPMSEVKVEGTIGYYSGAGHCVAATE
- a CDS encoding outer membrane homotrimeric porin, whose amino-acid sequence is MKAVRDNVLGMLLAGGLLLSPQAANAVDFKIKGAFDVSFEMSNVLPRGVKGNDTFGAIERLRTQIDAVASENVSGSLMFTVGTGTMNWGRAGDGAALGADSTKNLGVRHAYIDWLVPQTDVKVRMGMQPQLLPGYVTDWSAVYGHYSTGITVSTPLVTSGNYKIGLTSFWARPFNDNSEITQNGQTQKNYLDNLDLFALTLPITGNGMKITPWGMYGLIGENSLRGINTNTDQREPAIYAPRGGLMPVLGSGGNYFSTFEKNYRNANNTWGNGFWGGLTSDFTAIEPFDIAAEFTYGRVDMGEIKNYTQFSSSGQARTFDLVRQGWYAALRVDYKCNWGTPGVTAWYGSGDDSNPYNGSERLPVFNTPWPVTPLGFGGGFFDLNTWKVLGHNPGGMAGIVGSIKDVSFINDLTHTFKLAYFHGTNSAEMPRKANMTSYPSRADGPMAYLTTTDHAWEGSVSNTYKIYDNLLMNVEAAYVNLHLDGSTWRGVEDSQYRDNWRVSLTFRYMF
- a CDS encoding MFS transporter; its protein translation is MQDSPRISNNYFDGLAVTARHKAVFFIIMVAYFCEQMDNWNFGFIAPALMHNWGLTMKDIGTVTFWYFASMTLGGFVGGFISDIIGRRKTFLIAITLFSTASIINGLTNSFPVFVASRALTGFGVFCLMVCSQAYIAEMAPAESRGKWQNMIAGVGFCAVPVIGMLCRLIIPLHEEAWRYIFYMGGVGYIALAIAWRYLDESPRWLVARGRIAEAEAVMKDLTGRDVDLAEAASKCLTTKPPLKDVLLGMCSSKYLKRTIVIFLLVVCTNPATFVVTNWTATLLKAHGFPLEDTLMATTLISIGVPLGLFASSAFTDMGGRKIPIVIMLLVMAVLAPIFGNVSQYWVLVLIGAVLTAFVMGVGFTIFSYTAESYPTHLRNTATGFHSSVGRLAVAFSQPLIPVVYAAYSFDGVFYIFSLLCVIPAIIVAVWGARTGGKSLEDIA
- a CDS encoding glutaredoxin family protein; the encoded protein is MGITLYTAPDCIRCKIVKAFLAERGLAYDTIDFKADAQEFNTFYRANRKAIYRNPEGVEFPLFSDGEVIKQGSGEVIAYLLSGHTLERCVTRSDMLHGKIAGLYPSQCPAGQEDNFEILVNRLAAGGLQVWLQTDGRKPDLLEKLLKIKDVHVICNMVGGHETCTKIFGGAPSREELAKTISLVQATPDGVVRFLAMPLPSGDGWQWPQREDAAAAARLVAEACGQPTLPYSITAVAADSVWDMRGLESLPEQNLLVYRSASRQHMFKADIVK
- a CDS encoding Crp/Fnr family transcriptional regulator, with the translated sequence MYFLVSGRVRLMALAPDGSEKTLWYLGDGSCFNETPMFMEDEKHMAFGQNEVRFFHECAEDCYICTFTRDDVYRLGMEKPELFYNLCKSYSVKVTLLSRNSVSLSIESQLTRICKFLASRIVPGSNPLCAKRDISYRDMADLLGMHRITLYKVMRQAQSRGLFSFDKNSDEIFILRQDEFYREARM